Part of the Rhodobacteraceae bacterium M385 genome is shown below.
TGTTGTACATGCCACACTCCAGGCCCGGCCAATCGGATACCAACACGGCGCTTTCGGGCAGGAAGTCTGTCCAAGCATCGCCTGCAACCGGATCGGTTTGCGAGATGATGGTGAACTGACCGTCGGCCTCGATCTCACCGATCAGCACGGGTTTGGTCAGGTGATGGTTTGGCAACATCTCGGCGATACCGCCGGTCAGGTTAGGCACCTGAATGCCGTACATCGCCTCGCGCACTGCATCGACGTCGGTGGTGCCAGCGGCCTCTACCGCCTGAACCCACATGTTGAAGCCGATGTAATGGGCCTCCATCGGGTCATTGGTCGGACGTGTGTCATCGCCGATGAACTCATGCCAAGCGGAGATGAATTCCTCATTCGCGGGGGTGTCTGCGGACTGGAAGTAGTTCCAAGCGGCCAGATGCCCCACCAAAGGCTCGGTATCCAGACCGGCCAGTTCTTCCTCGCCCACCGAAAAGGCGACAACGGGGATGTCGTCGGCGCTGACGCCTTGGGCGGCCAGCTCATTATAGAAGCCGATGTTGGCGTCGCCGTTGATCGTGGAGATCACGCCGACCTGTTGGCCCGAGTCGCCAAGGGCCACCACGTCAGACACGATGGAAGACCAATCGGAATGGCCGAAGGGCGTGTAGTTGACGAAGATGTTTTCCTGCGGAACGCCGGCATCCAGCAGGTATTGCTCGAGAATGCGGTTCGTCGTGCGGGGGTAGACGTAATCTGTCCCCAGCAGCGCGAAAGATTCGACGCCCAGTTCTTCAAGGAAGTAGTCCACCGCAGGGATCGCCTGCTGGTTCGGTGCCGCACCTGTGTAGAACACATTGCGCGAGGATTCTTCGCCCTCGTACTGGACCGGGTAGAACATGAGGCCGTTCAATTCTTCCAGAACCGGCAGCGCCGATTTGCGTGATACGGATGTCCAAGCACCGAAGATCACATCCACTTCGTGAACCGTCAGCAATTCGCGGGTGCGTTCCGCAAACAGGGGCCAATCGGATGCCGGGTCAACGACAACGGGGACGATTTCTTCGCCCAACAGACCACCGGCGGCGTTTTGTTCTTCGATCAACATCAACATGACATCGCGAAGCGTCGTTTCGGAAATGGCCATGGTGCCAGTAAGAGAGTGGAGGATGCCGACGCGAATTTCTGCGGATGCAGCATGAGCAGTAACAAGCGACAAGGCGCTGGCTAGAAGCAGCTTTTTCATAAGTGTCCCCAAGGTTGGAAAGTAGTTTCTGCAGGTGCAGCATGAAGAGACGAGAAAAGGGTGGTGTTGTCTGCCATTAAAATTGCGCTACCGTGTTGCAATATTTGCACCACCTTGGCGGACCCGTTGATGCGACACCTAAAAATCTACCGTGCGATCCGATTAATCGCGCGTGCGGGCTCTATTCGGGGCGGTGCCGAGGCGCTGGCGATTTCCCCCTCAGCGCTCAATCGCGCCGTTCAGGCCTTCGAGGAAGAGATGGAAGTCGCGATCTTCGAACGGATTCCCGGCGGCGTAAGCCTGTCATCGGCCGGAGAGTTGCTTCTGGATATGATCGAGCGGCATCTGACCGAATTCGACAATCTGCAAAATCAACTGACAGAGTTGCGCAACGGGCTGAGTGGGACATTGCGGCTTAGCCTTGGGGCGGATTTGGACGCGGGCCTGGTGCCCGACGTGATGGAAGCCTTCGAGGCCGCCTTCCCCGGTGTCTCGCTTGAGGTGCTGACCGACGACACCACCCAAAGCTTGCTACAGCGCGGCGTTGATCTGGCGATTTTGACCAACCCCAATGTCGACGATGCCGTGGAGGTTGTGCTGTCTCAATCCGTGCCTCTCGCCGCGCGGCGTGCTGGTCCGGGCGATAGGCCACCTGTTTCCGGCCTATGGGACATAATCGACGACAGGCTGATGCTGCCGCCCCATGGCACAGGCACACGGACGGCCATGGGCCACGCCTTGCGACGACATCGGTTGAAAGAGGGCGTCACAACAACACTTTCCGCAGCTCAGATGTTGAAACACAAGGCGGGCGCTGCGTCGGTTTGCATCGTTCCCGAAATCGCGCTTTGCGATGATGGCAACACGGCACCGTGTGAGCGTTTGCAGCTGTCGCTCGGGAAGGTGCAGTTTGCCGTCGTCCGCTCTGTTCGGGCCCCACTGATCCGGCCCGCGCAGGCATTCCTCACGATATTGGAGCGGGAATTGGACCGCGTGTCTTCCTCCGACGCAGCCGTCCAATGAATTGATCCGACATGGGGACGCTTGAAAATAGACGCCCCCGCGTTATTTCGCAGTGTATGAACGAGGTTTTGACCTTCACCGAACGGGGCATTTATTGTCCTGCTGGCGATTTTTACATTGATCCCTGGCGCCCGGTGCCTCGGGCTTTGATCACCCATGGGCACGCCGATCACGCCCGCCCAGAAATGGGCCGCTATCTGGCCACCGAAGCTGCGGCCCCTGTGATGCAGCACAGGTTGGGGGAAGGCGCCCGGATCGAGACCGTTTCATACGGCGAAACCCGCCAGATCGGCGGGGCGACAGTGTCTTTCCACCCCGCAGGCCATGTGCCCGGATCGGCTCAGATCAGGGTCGAAGTTGCGGGGCAGGTCTGGGTCGCCTCGGGGGACTACAAGACTGTGGACGACGGGTTATCGGAGGCATTCGAGCCCGTGAAATGCCACGCTTTCATCACCGAAAGCACCTTTGGCCTGCCTGTGTTCAAGTGGACCCCGCAGAATATCCTGACGCAGCAATTGAACGACTGGTGGGCGGCGAATGCTGCGGCGGGCCGTGCCTCGATCCTGACCGCCTACGCCCTTGGCAAGGCGCAACGCCTGATGCGCTGCGTCGATGCTTCAATCGGGCCAATGTTGACGGTCACGGCGGTGGAAAACACCAACGCAGTTCTGCGCGCACAGGGGATCGCCCTGCCCGACACCACACAGATCACCGAAGATGTCAGTGCCAAAACCCACCCCGGCGCGCTTATCATCGCCACCCCCGGCAGCACCACGCAACACTGGGCGCGGCGGTTCCCGCAGGCGGCGACGGCCTTTGCTTCGGGTTGGATGGCCCTGCGCGGCGTGCGCCGCCGGCGCGGCACGGATCGCGGGTTTATCGTCTCTGATCACGCGGATTGGGGCGGTTTGAATGCGGCGATCAAGGCGACGGGGGCCGAGAAAATCTTTGTCACCCACGGCTACACTGGCCAGTTCCAACGCTACCTGTCCGAACAGGGCTACGACGCCCTTGTGGTGTCGACTGAGTACACCGGCGACGACACCGAGGAGGCGACATGAAGCAGTTTGCCGCCCTTTACGCCCGCGTCGATGAAAGCACCAAAACCACCGTAAAAGTCGCGGCGCTGGCAGACTACCTCTGTGAGGCATCAGACACCGACCGTTTGTGGACCATCGCCCTGTTCACAGGCCGCCGCCCCAAGCGCGTAATCTCGACCACCAAACTGCGCCTTTGGGCGGCCGAGGTCGCGGGCCTGCCCGATTGGCTGTTTGACGAAAGCTATCACATCGTCGGCGATCTGGCCGAAACCATCAGCCTCGTGCTGCCCGAACCCTCCGACCCGCAAGATCACAGCCTCACCCACTGGATCAAAACACTCGCCCACCTGTCCACCCTCGACGATGATGCGCGCAAGGCGGGGATTTTGGCGGCGTGGGATACCCTCGCCCCCGATCAACGGTTCTTGTTCACCAAACTGCTGACGGGCGGTTTTCGCGTCGGCGTCAGCGCCAAGTTGATGACGCGGGCGCTGGCGCAGGTCACGGGGCAGGACGTCGCCGCGCTGACCCATAAGCTCATGGGCAAGTGGACGCCGCAAACGACGACGTGGGCTGCGCTGATCGAGGCGGATGACCCCATGGCCGACCTGTCGCGCCCCTACCCGTTCTACCTTGCCCATTCCGTCGATGACCCGGCGGAGCTTGGCGATCCGCCCGACTGGCACGCCGAACGCAAATGGGACGGCATTCGCGGGCAATTCATCACCCGTTGCGGCGAACACCACATCTGGTCGCGCGGCGAAGACCTTATGACAGATCGATTTCCCGAACTGGCGCAGCTGACCGATTACCTACCCGAGGGCACGGTGATTGACGGCGAAATCCTCGCCTTTGCGGACGATATGCCGCTCAGCTTCAACGCCCTGCAAAAACGCATCGGGCGAAAAACAGTGCCGAAGAAACTGCTGGCGGAATCGCCGGTAATCCTGATGGCCTATGATCTGCTGGAACAAGACGGCACCGACATCCGCGACACCCCCTTTGGCGACCGCCGCACCGCGCTCAAGACCTTGCTTGCCGACGTCCCGCCCGAGGCCCCCATCCGCCTGAGCCAAGAGGTTCCCTTTGACACATGGGATACCCTCGCCGCCGAACGGAAAGCATCGCGCGCGCACAACGCAGAAGGCCTGATGATCAAACGCCGCGCCAGCCCTTACCTTGCGGGGCGCAAACGCGGCGATTGGTGGAAATGGAAGATCGACCCGCTGACCATCGACGCGGTGATGATCTATGCGCAATCGGGCAGCGGACGGCGCGCCAATCTGTTCACCGATTACACCTTCGCCGTCTGGAACGGGAACGAGCTGACCCCCTTCACCAAGGCCTACTCCGGCCTGACCGATGCGGAGTTCCGACAGATCACTGCTTGGGTGCGCAAGAACACCCTCAACAAGTTTGGCCCCGTGCGCCAAGTCACCCCGCACCATGTGTTCGAGATCGCGTTCGAAGGCATCCAAGCCTCTCCGCGTCATAAATCGGGCGTCGCATTGCGGTTCCCGCGGATGCTGCGCTGGCGGCACGACAAACCCGCGTCAGAGGCGAACACGCTGGACGATCTGAAAGAGATGCTGGCCACCTACGGCTAGCTAAGCGAGACGGAGCGGCCGTTGCACGGAAACGTTGTTACAGCTATTCGAGCATACTTAACATCGGCTCGCTTGTGGCGTTTGTAATATCTGAGTAATTTCTGATGCTTAACTTCCAATTAGACGAATTTAATAGAACAGTTATCATCGGGAACACTGCATCAGGAAAAAGCTGGCTTGCAAAACGTATGGGCAAAATGCTGGCTTTAAATATTGTCGATCTTGATCAAATACATTGGGTTGATGGGAACTATAACCGCAAAGAATCCGCGCCAGTCGCTATCACGAAGATATCTCAAAGAGCCCAAGAAGATCGTTGGATTATCGAAGGCGTCTATGGGTGGTTGGTCAGTCCAATCATTCTTCGTGCTACGTGCCTAATCTGGACCGATATTCCGTGGTCCGAAAGCCGCAAGAATCTGCTTTTGAGAGAGACAGATCGTGGATCAACTGGCAACTTTGAAGACTTAGAGGCTTGGTCAGGAGACTACTGGAACAGGAAATCTGCTTCATCCTACGGTGCCCATCTTGCGATTTATAAAGGTTTCAAAGGCTCCAAGTACCGTTTAACGAACATGAAGGAAACTTCCGCTTTTGCCGACCGGCTCGCGCACATTTGAAGAAGTTCAGGTCGGTAGGTTTGGGCTCTCTGCCGCCCTTGGGACTGGTGCGACAACCGGTGAAATTCCGCCTTGGTCAACGTCTGATTATCGCTCTATGGAATGTAGCAGACGCAACTAGTGCACTAAAGACCGAAGCCATTTAACAACGGCGCCGTGCAGGAACAAAGAACGAGCAAAATTTGAAGCAGCCAGCGAAAGAGCTCCGCATTGACTTCGTCGAAGGTCCGGTCGCCCATCGCCTTCGGTTCGGTGGTGGGCGTGGGCAAGATTTACCCAAAGCGATGGGGCTGCGCGGTGGCAAGACGCCCACGATCATTGATGCGACGGCCGGTATGGGGCGCGACGCATTCCTGTTGGCGTCTTTGGGAGCGCAGGTCACTCTGATCGAACGGTCAGAAAAGATGCACTCCTTGCTTGCTCAGGGCATGGAAAGAGCAATAAGCGCCGGGGGGCAGATGCGGGAAATTATTGACCGCATGACCCTTCTGAAGGGTGATGCTTTGGATCTGATCCCTGATCTGTCCGGCGAAGCAATTTTGATCGACCCAATGCATCCCGAACGGAAAAATTCTGCCCTGGTGAAACAAGAACTCCGCCAAGTCCGTGAGATTGTAGGAGCCGATGAAGACGCGGGTGATCTTGTGCGCTTGGCGATCAAACATGCGAGTAAACGCGTGGTGCTAAAGTGGCCAGCCAAAGCTGATCCGATTGCAGGCGTGCCGAAATGCAGCCACCAAATCATTGGCAAAACAACGCGCTATGACGTGTTTATGGTCGGTTGAGCGCCTCAGGCGTCGAAGTGGGTGACCGCAGCTATTGGGGCGATGTTAACAGTGGCGCACCTTCCGTGGCAAAACGTGATGGCCACGGAGTGAGGCGACGGAGCGATGAACGCTATGCCGCGCCCTTCAATGTTTTGGGCGTCACGTAGACGACGCTTTCATCGACACTGACCATGACGTCGCCGTCTTGAACATTCACCTGAAGCTTCATCGCGCGGCTGGCCAGTTTTGCCAATGCGCCAGTGTCGGCTTCCGAAAAACTGACGACGTGCAGATTGTCGAAACGGGTGGTGGTGTTGCGGACCTTGTCCCACCACATTTCGGCAACCCTGCCCCCATAGGGATAGACGATGACTTTCCCAGCTTTGCCGCAGGACTGGCGCATGACCTTCTCGCTCGGCAACCCAAGCGCGACCCAGACGTCGATCTCTCCGCTTAGGCTCTTTTGCCAGACGTCCGGTTCATCGTCCGTCGATAGTCCCTTGGTCATCTCCAAGTGTTCATGGGCATTTAGCGCGAAGGCGAGAAGGCGCACCATCAGCCGTTCATCTGTCTCAGAGGGGTGCTTTGCCACAGTGAGCTTATGGGTCTCATAATAGTGGCGATCCATGTCAGAGACCGTAAGCTCAATTTTATGAATGGTGGCATTCTGCGCCATGATCTGTCCCGCTTATACAAAGATCGCATGGCCTACCCTGTCCGGTGATCATTGGAAAGCAGATACGGCGTGCCGGGCCGGAACGCGGTGACATGGCCGGGCTTGGAATAAACTTTCGCTCCCAAGGATCATTTCCAGCCTTCGCGCGTTACCGAGTGGAACCTCAGAAAGGGCGCCCCCGTGAAAACACCAACCCGAACACTCGCCGTTATAGGATTCGGTCCGCGCGGCCTTGGCGCGCTAGAGGCTTTGGCGATTGATGCCATGAAGCGCAAAATCCGCTTCAAGATCGACATTTTCGACACCCTCGATGCTTTGGGCGCAGGGCCAAACTTTCATCCCGATGAAGACCATTTGTGCATTCTTAATATCCCCGTTCGTATCCTCGATATCGACCCGCCTGATTGTATGTCCGATCATATCGCGCCTTTTGCCGACTGGTCCGCCAATGACTACGATGGCGACGATTTCCCGCCCCGTTCTGATTTGGGCGCTTATCTTGAAGCCCGGTTTGCAGCGCTGTGTGAAGCCACGAAGGATGTGTTTGACGTCACCCACATCAGGTCCAAAGCGCACGATCTGAAGCAGGATGATGGTTGGCACATCAAGACGCAGAGCGATCAATATGGCCCCTACGACGAGGTTCTCTTGTCCCCCGGTCAGCCAGCGACGAAGCTGGACCCTCAGATGAAAAAATGGACAGATCATGCCGAGGATCACGGTCTTGATCTTCTCCCGTCCTATCCGGGCACAGACCTGTTGGAGGCTGCAAGCGGCTGGCACGATAAGACCGTAGCGATCCGTGGATTGGGGCTATCGACCCATGATGTGCTGCGGATCTTGACTATTGGGTTGGGCGGGAAATTTGACGGCGGCTGCTACATTAGATCGGGTCGCGAGCCGCGCAGGATACTGCCCTATTCGCGCGACGGCCTCCCCCCTGCGCCGAAGCCCGCGACGGCTGCAATCGACAGGCGGTTTGACCCGACACAAGGTGAGGTGGAAGCCTTCAAAGCCGCGTTGACGCAGGCCGTGGGCCAAGGTCCCGACGGTGCATTGGAAACTATATGCGCGGCTTTAATCCCCCCAACCTTGCGCATACTTGACGCATGCAACGGTGCGCAGTCCAGGCAGGCGGTGGCGCAATGGCTTTTCACCGAACGTAAGACGCCAGGTGCCCAGGACATTCAAGACACCATCGCTGCCCTGCGCATCTCGATTGAAATGGCGCATCAGCGTATCCCCCCATCCGTCGGCTATGTGATTGGGCAAATCTGGCGCAAAATGCAGAATGAACTTCGCAGTGGCGTCAACAGCGCCGTTCTTGCGTCCGACACCGCCACCGCAATCGTCGGCTTTGATGAAGCCTTAAAACGTTACAGCTACGGCCCGCCCGTCGCGGCGTCCGAACAACTTTTGATGCTGATCGATGATGGGTTGGTGAGCCTACAGGCCGTGGACGATCCCGATATTCTGATGGAGCCGAAGGGCTGGCGACTGATCGAAGGAGATGCTGCCCTACTCGCCCCTGTTATGATTGATGCGGTACTGCCCAACCCGAGTTTAGAGACCATCGTGGCCCCTTTGATAGAGGGCGCACGGGAAGAGGGGTTGATTACAGCTGTGGCCGAAGGCTTTGGGGCGCAGACGCGGCCCGACGGGTCACTTGTGGGACGCGATGGGGCCGCGCAAACGGGCCTGTCTCTGCTTGGCCGCCTGTCTTTGGGCAGTGTCATTGCCACGGACTCCCTGCACGATTGTTTCGGCGCTTCAACCCATCGATGGGCGGCTGGCGTCATGGACCGCTCGACGCGTCAGGCGCAGTAGAGGCCCCATGGCTATGGCTCTGTTGACCAATTGGCACAACGGAATGAACCGTTCCGACACGGCCGAGGCCGCGAGGGGGCAAGCTTAAAGATAGAGTCGGTGGATCTGGTGACTGGGGTCAGCCAAGCCATCACAAATGTCGAAGTGGTGTTTGTCGGGTTCTTCCCAAATAGCCACCTCTGCGCCGAGACCCGTCCAAACGTTGGCGAGAAGTTGGTTCTGGCGCAGAAATTCGCTCCGCTCACTTCCCCCAACCCAACAAAGTACACGCAGGCCCTCGGGCGGCGTTAACAGCGCAGGGCTTTCACGCATCGCCTCCTCCAGATCCAGGCGCAGACTTTCATTCATTTTAAGGCGCAGGAAGGGACGCAGATCACTGAGGCCAGAGATTGGAATAACCATCGACAACCGCGCACGCGTCGGCTCGGATAGGGAAGACCCCTTCGCCGCAACGCGCGCAACCAGATGGCCACCAGCGGAATGTCCCGCAAGCACGATAGGCCCGGAAATGCGCTCGGCCGCAGTATCAATCGCTTGGGCTATCTCCTGCCCGATTTGGGTGATGCTCGCCTCGGGGCAAAGCGTATAGCCGGGGACCGCGACAGCATATCCATTGGCCACCGCACCAGCGGCAAGATGGGACCAATAGCTGCGGTCGAGCGAATGCCAATATCCACCGTGAACGAAGACAAACAGCCCCCGCGGCGTCCCTTCAGGCATGAACAAATCATACCGTTGACGGGCACCGTCCCCGTAAGGCTGATCAAGTGCGGCACGGCCCTGCGTATTCATGGCACCGCGAAAGTCAGCGGCAGGTCCAACCCAAGCGTCCGGCCACCTGTCACTGCCATGGATGTGGGTTGAATTGGAATAAGCGCGATCCCAATCGTCGATCTTATGAAACACGGTCACGGCTCCGCTACTTAAGTTTTAGGGAGGAAAGTGGCAGGGCCGCGGTGGCCCTACCTTGAGTTGTTTAGTTGCGCGACACACCAAGCTCTTCTGCTACGGCGTCCAACTGTTCCTGGTAGAAACCCCAAGCGGCCTCGGCGTCCACACCACGCTCACTTGCGGCTTCAACCCATTGGCTCTGGATCGGTGCCAGAAGTTCCTCCATGCGAGCCAAGTCTTCTCCCTCCAGTTCGTGACGGGTCAGACCGCCTTCAATCAGGGCTTCGGAAGACGTCGCATTGTGCTCCTGCCAAACCGCGGCAAAACGGCTGACCATGGCCTCGCCAGACAAGGCATCAATTGCGGCTTGATCCTCTGCGCTGATGCGGTTCCAAGCGTCCTCATCCACCACCATGAACTGGCTGGAGGCCGCGAAACCGCCGGGGACCGTGAACACAACAGGCATATGCTCGGTCATGTTGAAGTCCATGACCGTGCCGTAGGTCTGGAACATGCCATCAATAATCCCACGAGAGATCTGGTCGTAGGCTTCCGTCAACGGCGACGAGATCGACACAAGTCCAAGCTCCGTCGCGATTTGCTCCACGATGGCGCCGGGGACCCGAATACGCAGACCGTCGAGGTCGCCGATCTCTTCCACGCCTGTGCGGGTGAACAGCTGGTAAGACCCCGGCACCCAAAGGCCCAGAAGATGCGTCCCTTCATGCTCATCCGCGCCCATGAAGTACTCTTGATAGGTGCGCCAGTTGGCGATCGAGTTCACCTGCGCGTTCTCGGCGGTGAAGGGCAATTCGACCATCTCCGTCAGCTTGAATCGCTCGGGCGTATAGCCATGGACGGCAAAGGCAATGTCGGCGACGCCGTTGCGAACCAAATCGAAATGCGCACCCGGCGCGCCGAGTGCGGGCAAAATCTGAAGCGTCACCCGTCCGTCGGTCGCCTCCGCCACATCTGCGGCCCAAGGTTCGATCATGTCCGTGACGATCGGGTGCGTGGGCGGCAGCCAGTTCGAGAACCGCAAGACCACGTCCTCGGCAAAGGCGGCGGTGCCGCTGGCCAGCAACGCAAGGCCCGACAGGGCGGCGGTGAAAGTTCTTCTTTTCATTGTATTTTCTCCTTGTTGAGTTGGTTTTTTATGGGTGAAACGTCACATCAGTCCGGGAAACCATAAGGCCAGCGCAGGAATGAGGATAAGCAACAGGATGCGGATTGCATCGGCGATGACGAAGTAGGTGACCCCGGCAAACATCTTGCGCAGCGGCACCTTGGGCAGAACCCCTTGCAGAACGTAGATGTTCATCCCCACAGGCGGCGTAATCAGGGCCACCTCGACAAGGGTGACGACAACGATGCCGAACCAGACCGGATCGTAGCCGAGGTGCAGGATCAGCGGGAACGTGATCGGAATTGTCAGCAGAAGCATCGACATGCTCTCCAACACGCATCCAAGGATCAGGTACATCGCGACAATGACCAACATCATCGCCCATGCAGGAAGCTCTAGTCCGGTGACGAAGGCGTTCAGCTCTGCGGTGAAGCCCGCGACATTGATGAAGTTGCCGAAGACCTGAGCCCCCACGAGAACGAAGAAGATTGATGCGCTCATGATGGCCGTCTGGCCGAGGGTGGCCAGAAATGTGCGGAATGTGAGCTTGCGCCGGAGCGTTGCAATCGCAAGGGCACCCACGGCCCCTACCCCGGCGGCTTCGGTCGGAGTGAACAGATTGCCGTAAATGCCGCCGATCACCAAACCAAACAGCAAGACCACAGAGCCAACCGAGCGCAACGCCAGCAGCCGCTCAGTCCAGCTGCTGCGCTCACCCGCTGGTCCGGCATCGGGGTTGAGCGTGGTGGCAAAAACCACAGCGCCGACATAAAGCACCGCGCCAAGAAGACCCGGGATGATACCTGCAATGAACAGCAGGGCAATATCGGTTTGGGTCAAGATGCCGTATACGATCAGCACGACACTGGGCGGGATCATGATCCCCAATGTTCCGGCAGCCGCGATAGATCCGGCGGCCAGAGAGTCATCGTAGTTGTAGCGTTTCATCGACGGGTAAGCGACGCGCCCCATCGTGGCAGAGGAGGCTAGGCTTGATCCACAAACCGCCGCAAACATACCCCCCGCAAGCACCGTGGAAATTGCCAACCCGCCGCGCCGGTGGCCTACGAATTTATAAGCGAGATCGAAGAGCTCCTTTGAAATCTCGGCTCTGCTAAT
Proteins encoded:
- a CDS encoding TRAP transporter large permease, encoding MTIMLCALALLFLLLFLEVPIALAMLAIGVGGFAWIVDWGPAGYMAADTAYRTVHNFNMSVIPLFMLMGNLISRAEISKELFDLAYKFVGHRRGGLAISTVLAGGMFAAVCGSSLASSATMGRVAYPSMKRYNYDDSLAAGSIAAAGTLGIMIPPSVVLIVYGILTQTDIALLFIAGIIPGLLGAVLYVGAVVFATTLNPDAGPAGERSSWTERLLALRSVGSVVLLFGLVIGGIYGNLFTPTEAAGVGAVGALAIATLRRKLTFRTFLATLGQTAIMSASIFFVLVGAQVFGNFINVAGFTAELNAFVTGLELPAWAMMLVIVAMYLILGCVLESMSMLLLTIPITFPLILHLGYDPVWFGIVVVTLVEVALITPPVGMNIYVLQGVLPKVPLRKMFAGVTYFVIADAIRILLLILIPALALWFPGLM